A stretch of the Psychroserpens sp. Hel_I_66 genome encodes the following:
- a CDS encoding TonB-dependent receptor plug domain-containing protein has translation MNLNCVFAQSNLKNKLPLSEILTQLQLRFSVNFTYLDQTIEDKSALQPDENLTLEESLEFLKSETNLDFILLTNNSVVISKRSNPFSNFITQKLEEVVITNFLTKGISKKSDGKINIKTEDFGILPGLLEPDVLQSIQALPGVMSVDELVSNINVRGGTHDQNLILWDGIKMYQSGHFFGLVSAFNPYLTKEVNVSKNGTSVKFGDGVSSVIDMQLSNSLDQDFKAGIGFDLIHTDGFAKVPLDDKAEIQISARRSVSDLIFTPTYDQYLQRVFQDSDFSNVQEENSEVISNNERFYFYDIATKFLYDITDQDQFRFNFLTINNRLTYDQRANDDIETPLQNELEQNNFATGFEYLKYWNSKLTTTAQFYYTSYDLQATNYNIANDQRIDQDNQVNDLGIKINATNHIDNNLKIHGGYQFSEVIISNAESTDNPNTEQFIKEVVRTHSIYGEAEFTSANKNTYARIGLRTNFIEKFSEFFTEPRLSLSHKLDNDFRLEFLAELKSQTTSQIIDLQNDFLGIEKRRWILSNNDNIPIIKSVQAAAGIHYNKNKLLISIEAFIKDVEGITSQSQGFQNQYQFVEAIGKFQVKGIDFLINKQFSDFSTWVSYSFSKNDYVFDDFNDGNPFPNNIDVTHAVTFAGTYDVDNLNLALGFNWHSGKPQTIPLEIQDLTNTQIEYGSPNQNSLSDYFRTDLSATYKLKFSNKINASIGASIWNLLDKKNIINTYYIQNNEGEIVTVNNFALGITPNVSFRLQF, from the coding sequence TTGAATTTAAATTGTGTTTTTGCGCAATCAAATTTAAAAAACAAACTTCCGCTTTCAGAAATTCTCACACAGTTACAACTTAGGTTCTCTGTCAATTTCACCTATTTAGACCAAACTATTGAAGACAAATCTGCACTTCAGCCTGATGAGAATTTAACTCTAGAAGAAAGTTTAGAGTTCTTAAAATCTGAAACCAACTTGGATTTCATTTTATTAACGAATAATAGTGTTGTAATCTCAAAACGCAGCAACCCATTTAGTAATTTTATAACGCAAAAATTAGAAGAAGTGGTTATCACTAATTTCTTGACAAAAGGAATTTCAAAAAAGAGTGATGGTAAAATAAATATTAAAACTGAAGATTTTGGCATTCTTCCAGGTCTTTTAGAACCAGACGTTTTACAAAGTATCCAAGCGTTACCGGGAGTAATGAGTGTTGATGAACTTGTATCAAATATCAATGTTCGTGGTGGCACGCACGATCAAAACCTGATTCTCTGGGACGGAATAAAAATGTATCAATCGGGACATTTTTTCGGTTTGGTTTCTGCCTTCAATCCTTATCTTACTAAAGAAGTCAATGTTTCAAAAAATGGTACGAGCGTTAAATTTGGGGATGGTGTCTCTAGTGTAATTGACATGCAACTCTCCAATAGTTTAGACCAAGACTTTAAAGCTGGTATTGGTTTTGACCTTATTCATACAGATGGTTTTGCAAAAGTCCCCTTAGATGACAAAGCGGAAATCCAAATATCTGCGAGACGTTCTGTTTCCGATTTGATTTTCACGCCAACCTACGACCAGTATTTGCAACGTGTGTTTCAGGATAGTGATTTTTCTAATGTACAAGAGGAAAATTCCGAAGTGATATCAAATAACGAGCGTTTTTACTTTTATGATATTGCTACCAAATTTCTGTACGATATTACAGACCAAGATCAATTTAGATTCAATTTTTTGACCATAAACAATAGACTAACATATGACCAACGAGCTAATGATGACATTGAAACACCTTTACAAAACGAGTTAGAGCAAAATAATTTTGCCACAGGTTTTGAGTATTTAAAATACTGGAACAGTAAACTCACCACAACCGCTCAGTTTTATTACACTAGCTACGATTTACAAGCCACCAATTATAATATTGCTAATGACCAGCGTATAGATCAAGACAATCAAGTTAACGATTTGGGTATAAAAATTAATGCCACAAACCATATTGACAATAATTTAAAAATCCATGGAGGTTATCAATTTAGTGAAGTCATTATAAGTAATGCTGAAAGCACAGATAACCCAAACACAGAGCAGTTTATTAAAGAGGTTGTACGCACACATTCTATTTATGGTGAAGCCGAATTTACCTCAGCCAACAAAAACACCTATGCTAGAATTGGATTGAGAACTAATTTTATTGAAAAATTTTCCGAGTTTTTTACAGAGCCAAGACTATCGTTAAGCCATAAATTAGATAACGATTTTAGGTTAGAGTTTTTAGCAGAATTGAAAAGTCAAACCACCTCACAGATTATTGACCTTCAAAACGATTTTTTAGGGATTGAAAAGCGACGATGGATTTTATCCAATAACGACAACATCCCAATTATAAAAAGTGTCCAAGCAGCAGCAGGCATTCACTATAACAAGAATAAATTGTTAATTAGTATTGAGGCGTTTATAAAGGATGTTGAGGGCATAACATCACAGAGCCAAGGGTTTCAAAATCAATATCAATTTGTAGAAGCTATCGGTAAATTTCAAGTTAAGGGCATAGATTTTTTAATCAATAAGCAATTTAGTGATTTTAGTACCTGGGTGAGTTATTCGTTTAGTAAAAATGATTATGTCTTTGATGATTTTAATGACGGTAACCCGTTTCCTAATAATATAGATGTTACCCACGCTGTTACATTTGCGGGAACCTATGATGTTGATAATTTAAATCTTGCATTAGGTTTTAATTGGCATTCTGGAAAACCTCAAACTATACCTTTAGAAATACAGGATCTTACAAATACGCAAATAGAATATGGCTCACCAAATCAAAATTCTTTGAGCGATTATTTTAGAACAGATCTTTCAGCAACCTATAAACTAAAATTCAGCAATAAAATAAATGCTTCAATCGGTGCATCCATTTGGAATTTGCTTGACAAAAAAAATATCATCAATACCTATTATATACAAAATAACGAAGGCGAGATTGTCACAGTAAATAATTTTGCGCTTGGCATAACACCAAATGTTAGTTTTAGATTGCAATTTTAA
- a CDS encoding cytochrome-c peroxidase, with amino-acid sequence MVSIPKSNWEFAHNFYLEHLNTSITYLDSLKTEGVKGNKSKYYFAKTREHFKMAEPYASYLNPEVGHRVNGPALPVYKDDNGKVLKPVGLQKLEESIYEQETSQEDFDNEIYVTNGLLNNLKKNIEKRELNAQRFFIATHQQLFRIVSLAISGFDTPVSHLGLEETAISLESLKMVYNNSISHIIEDTSPQLHKEFINNITNAIGFIKENEDFNTFDRFTFTRDFMNPITRNWVNIRKTSELWEPVNTQPFNYDAPTFFENNSFNLNYFTPNINKNPTEKQIALGEKLFFDKNLSANGTMACATCHVPEKAYANGLVVNMDNSNHELKRNTPTLINVAFQQSFFWDGRSQTILDQVSSVFTNNKEFNTNVHEFSEELLKDSTYINQFKDAFGKNSNSNKDAIRAISSYISTLNAFNSKFDRNIRGEEDTFTSEEKLGFNLFMGKALCATCHFMPLTSGTVPPFFSEHEKEVIGVPETTSNKQLDDDLGYYWKFDEALHYGMFKTPTVRNAALTAPYMHNGVYQTLEQVMEFYNLGGGGGMGFDLKHQTLPFDELNLTIGEQQAIIAYLKTLSDTQIERTY; translated from the coding sequence ATGGTAAGTATTCCAAAATCCAATTGGGAATTTGCCCACAATTTTTATTTAGAGCATTTAAATACCTCTATCACATATTTAGACAGTTTAAAGACAGAAGGTGTTAAAGGCAACAAATCAAAATATTATTTTGCAAAAACCAGAGAGCATTTTAAAATGGCAGAGCCTTATGCGTCTTACCTAAATCCAGAAGTTGGGCATCGCGTTAATGGACCTGCGCTTCCAGTTTATAAAGACGATAACGGTAAAGTCCTAAAACCGGTAGGACTCCAAAAATTAGAAGAGAGTATTTACGAACAAGAAACATCTCAAGAAGATTTTGACAATGAAATCTATGTCACTAACGGACTTTTAAATAATCTTAAAAAAAACATAGAAAAACGTGAGCTTAATGCACAGCGCTTTTTTATAGCAACACATCAACAATTATTTAGAATTGTAAGTTTGGCAATCTCTGGTTTTGATACACCTGTAAGTCATTTAGGCTTAGAAGAAACTGCTATTTCCTTAGAAAGTTTGAAAATGGTTTATAACAATAGTATTTCACATATTATTGAAGATACATCACCTCAACTTCACAAAGAATTCATAAACAATATTACAAATGCAATAGGTTTTATAAAAGAAAATGAAGATTTCAATACGTTTGACCGCTTTACATTTACCCGAGACTTCATGAATCCAATCACAAGAAATTGGGTCAATATTCGTAAAACCAGTGAGCTTTGGGAACCTGTAAATACCCAACCTTTTAATTATGATGCGCCAACATTTTTTGAGAACAACTCCTTTAATCTCAATTATTTCACACCAAACATCAATAAAAACCCAACAGAAAAACAGATAGCTCTTGGAGAAAAGTTGTTTTTTGATAAAAACCTTTCTGCAAACGGTACGATGGCTTGCGCTACTTGCCATGTCCCGGAGAAAGCCTATGCAAATGGTTTGGTGGTTAATATGGATAACAGTAATCACGAATTAAAACGCAATACACCTACTCTTATAAATGTAGCTTTTCAGCAGAGTTTCTTTTGGGACGGTCGTTCTCAAACGATTCTCGACCAAGTATCTTCGGTATTTACCAACAATAAGGAATTCAATACAAATGTACATGAGTTTTCAGAAGAGCTTTTAAAGGACTCAACGTATATAAATCAATTTAAGGATGCCTTCGGAAAAAACTCAAACAGCAACAAAGACGCTATTAGAGCAATTTCATCTTACATTTCAACATTAAACGCATTCAATTCTAAATTTGACCGCAATATAAGAGGTGAAGAAGACACATTTACTTCCGAAGAAAAATTAGGTTTTAATCTTTTTATGGGTAAAGCCCTTTGTGCAACTTGTCATTTTATGCCACTAACAAGCGGTACAGTACCTCCTTTTTTCAGTGAACATGAAAAAGAGGTCATTGGTGTTCCAGAAACCACGAGCAACAAACAACTTGACGACGATTTAGGATATTACTGGAAATTTGATGAAGCACTACATTATGGAATGTTCAAAACCCCAACGGTGAGAAACGCTGCGTTAACCGCACCTTACATGCACAATGGTGTTTACCAAACCTTAGAGCAAGTTATGGAATTTTACAACCTTGGAGGTGGTGGAGGCATGGGATTTGATCTAAAGCACCAAACACTTCCGTTTGATGAGCTAAACCTAACTATTGGCGAGCAGCAAGCCATTATAGCCTATCTAAAAACATTATCTGATACGCAAATTGAACGAACTTACTAA
- the ffh gene encoding signal recognition particle protein: MFNNLSEKLDKALHVLKGHGSITEVNVAETLKEVRRALLDADVNFKIAKEFTNRVKEKALGQNVLTSLQPGQLMVKLVKDELTELMGGDAEGINLSGNPSVILMSGLQGSGKTTFSGKLANYLKNKKTKKPLLVACDVYRPAAIDQLHVVGDQLKIDVYSDKGNNDPVAIAQAGIAHAKANGHNVVIIDTAGRLAVDQAMMDEISNIHKAIQPQETLFVVDSMTGQDAVNTAKAFNDILNFDGVILTKLDGDTRGGAAISIKSVVNKPIKFIGTGEKMEAIDVFYPSRMADRILGMGDVVSLVERAQEQYDEEEARKIQKKIAKNQFGFDDFLKQIQQIKKMGNMKDLIGMIPGAGKMMKDVDIDDDAFKGIEAIIHSMTPDERSNPSVINASRKKRIGKGSGTSVQEVNQLLKQFNQMSKMMKMMQGGKGKAMMQAMKGMK, from the coding sequence ATGTTTAATAATTTAAGTGAAAAGTTAGATAAAGCGCTACACGTCTTAAAAGGACACGGTAGTATTACAGAAGTTAATGTTGCAGAAACCTTAAAAGAAGTAAGAAGAGCGCTTTTAGATGCCGATGTTAACTTTAAAATCGCGAAAGAATTTACCAATAGGGTTAAGGAAAAAGCCTTAGGTCAAAATGTATTGACTAGTTTACAACCAGGCCAATTAATGGTAAAACTTGTAAAGGACGAGTTGACAGAATTAATGGGTGGAGATGCAGAAGGAATAAACCTTTCTGGAAACCCAAGTGTGATTTTAATGTCTGGTTTACAAGGTTCTGGTAAAACAACCTTTTCTGGTAAATTAGCCAATTACTTAAAAAATAAAAAAACAAAGAAACCTTTATTGGTAGCCTGTGATGTATATCGTCCAGCTGCAATTGATCAATTGCATGTTGTTGGAGATCAATTAAAAATCGATGTGTATAGCGATAAAGGAAACAATGATCCAGTTGCCATTGCTCAGGCAGGTATTGCACATGCAAAAGCAAACGGACATAATGTTGTTATTATTGATACCGCAGGTCGTTTGGCAGTAGACCAAGCGATGATGGACGAAATATCTAATATCCATAAAGCGATACAACCTCAAGAGACATTGTTTGTTGTGGATTCCATGACAGGTCAAGATGCAGTGAATACTGCAAAAGCCTTCAATGATATCTTAAATTTTGACGGTGTTATTCTTACTAAATTAGATGGTGATACACGAGGTGGAGCAGCAATTTCCATTAAATCTGTAGTCAATAAACCAATTAAATTTATTGGTACAGGTGAAAAGATGGAAGCTATTGATGTCTTCTATCCTTCACGTATGGCAGATCGTATTCTTGGAATGGGTGATGTTGTATCTTTAGTTGAAAGAGCGCAAGAGCAGTATGATGAGGAGGAAGCTCGTAAGATTCAGAAGAAAATTGCCAAGAACCAATTTGGGTTTGATGATTTCTTGAAGCAAATACAGCAGATCAAGAAAATGGGTAACATGAAAGATCTTATCGGTATGATTCCTGGAGCGGGAAAAATGATGAAAGATGTAGATATTGATGATGATGCATTTAAAGGAATTGAGGCAATAATTCATTCAATGACTCCAGATGAAAGATCAAATCCATCTGTTATTAACGCAAGCAGAAAGAAGAGAATTGGTAAAGGATCTGGAACTTCGGTCCAGGAAGTAAATCAGCTATTGAAGCAATTTAACCAGATGAGCAAGATGATGAAAATG
- a CDS encoding RNA polymerase sigma factor: protein MSKPLTDHICEERLFSSIFRKYSKDLHDFLYYKFGSQLNPQDKMQEAFVKLWENCAKVSQNKAKSFLFTTANNLMLNEYAHQKVVLKHRKIIPKNSTNINPEFLLQEKEYKAKLEKAIAGLTEAQRVAFLMNRVEGKRFKEIAELLDISTKAVEKRIYGALKKLRKDIDEL from the coding sequence ATGTCTAAACCGCTTACAGACCATATTTGTGAAGAACGATTGTTCTCCTCAATTTTTAGGAAATACTCCAAAGATCTTCATGATTTTCTATATTATAAATTCGGAAGTCAATTAAACCCGCAAGATAAAATGCAGGAAGCTTTCGTAAAATTGTGGGAGAATTGTGCTAAAGTTTCTCAGAATAAAGCCAAAAGCTTTTTATTTACTACTGCAAACAATCTCATGCTCAATGAGTATGCACACCAAAAGGTGGTATTAAAGCATCGCAAGATTATACCAAAAAACAGCACTAATATTAATCCAGAATTTCTACTTCAAGAAAAAGAATACAAAGCCAAATTAGAAAAAGCAATCGCTGGACTAACCGAAGCACAACGTGTTGCTTTTTTAATGAACAGAGTTGAAGGAAAACGATTTAAGGAAATTGCAGAATTACTTGATATCTCTACAAAAGCAGTAGAAAAACGTATTTACGGTGCATTAAAAAAATTGAGAAAAGATATTGATGAACTTTAA
- a CDS encoding FecR family protein: protein MNKEDLIQKWLDHNLNPTELEAFKKLEDYPSLIKLDQELAGFQSYKMDEDKVFDQVLKSIESKKRSSGKLISVLSKIAAILMIGFGIYFYTTTLDTTTSTIVSQQKTMVLPDASEVKLNAMSTLSFNEFNWNDSRDINLNGEAFFKVAKGKTFNVITHLGTVTVLGTQFNVKQRHDYFEVTCYEGKVAVNTKTTETTLLPGDSFLIIDGKFISTEKETSPNPSWLDHKSTFRSIPYKHVIKEFERQYKVDIKFKNIDDSQNFTGSFTHNDIEIALKSITLPLQLKYSKTGNIIRLERE, encoded by the coding sequence ATGAATAAAGAAGACCTCATACAAAAATGGTTAGACCATAACCTAAATCCTACAGAACTTGAAGCTTTTAAAAAGCTTGAAGACTACCCTAGTTTGATAAAATTAGACCAGGAACTTGCTGGATTTCAATCATATAAAATGGATGAAGACAAGGTTTTTGATCAGGTTTTAAAATCTATTGAATCTAAAAAACGTAGCTCTGGAAAATTAATTTCAGTTTTATCAAAAATCGCTGCTATTCTCATGATTGGTTTTGGGATTTATTTCTACACCACCACACTTGACACAACGACCAGTACTATTGTTTCGCAGCAAAAAACTATGGTATTGCCAGATGCTTCCGAAGTAAAATTAAACGCCATGTCAACACTTTCGTTTAATGAATTTAATTGGAATGACAGTCGTGATATCAATTTAAATGGTGAAGCATTTTTTAAGGTTGCCAAAGGAAAAACATTTAACGTAATAACCCATTTAGGAACTGTTACCGTTCTTGGTACTCAATTTAATGTAAAGCAACGACATGACTATTTTGAAGTAACTTGTTACGAAGGTAAAGTTGCTGTAAATACAAAGACAACGGAAACCACGCTACTACCTGGAGATTCGTTTTTAATTATTGATGGGAAATTTATTTCTACGGAAAAAGAAACGTCACCAAACCCATCTTGGCTAGATCACAAGAGTACTTTTAGGAGTATACCTTATAAACATGTCATTAAAGAATTTGAAAGACAATATAAAGTTGATATCAAATTCAAAAATATTGACGATTCTCAAAATTTTACTGGAAGTTTTACGCATAATGATATTGAAATTGCCCTAAAATCCATTACTTTACCTTTACAATTAAAGTATAGTAAAACGGGTAATATCATTAGACTAGAACGTGAATAG
- a CDS encoding lipid A deacylase LpxR family protein encodes MSKTSRILIFFFLIFNLSNAQKIDNLISFRAIESESYFRFNYDNDYFAASDKNYTQGYSLEFGSPLFEKNPLNPILLKPENFKYKYGLAIEHIGFTPDDYELPEIQFGDRPFAAAIMLKSSLTAINSEKRLRVHSSLNLGLIGPGAFGEEMQVGIHKATGNKTPRGWRHQIKNDLVLNYNVGIEKQILEVDNLLTLQAQSNLNIGTLFTNLSVGSNLVLGRFHNSFSSEEKNKNFQIYTYAQPVVSVVGYDATLQGGLLNRQSPYTIASSDVERFTFQFNYGVVIQTKTLFFEYTRSTITKEFSTGDTAKWGGIRIGFTF; translated from the coding sequence ATGAGCAAAACATCCAGAATTTTAATTTTCTTCTTCTTGATATTTAATTTATCAAATGCACAAAAAATAGATAATCTCATCTCATTTAGAGCTATTGAGAGCGAAAGCTATTTTAGGTTTAATTATGATAATGATTATTTTGCTGCCAGTGATAAAAATTATACACAAGGTTATAGCCTAGAGTTTGGTTCTCCTTTATTTGAGAAAAATCCTTTAAACCCTATATTGCTAAAACCAGAAAATTTTAAATATAAATACGGTTTGGCAATTGAGCATATTGGTTTTACACCAGATGATTACGAGCTCCCAGAAATTCAATTTGGAGATAGGCCCTTTGCTGCAGCAATAATGCTCAAAAGCTCTTTAACTGCTATTAATTCTGAAAAAAGACTGAGAGTACACTCTTCATTAAATTTAGGGTTGATTGGTCCAGGTGCTTTTGGAGAGGAAATGCAAGTGGGAATTCATAAAGCCACTGGTAATAAAACGCCAAGAGGCTGGAGACATCAAATTAAAAATGATCTTGTTTTAAATTATAACGTTGGTATTGAAAAGCAAATTTTAGAAGTTGATAACCTCTTAACGTTACAGGCACAATCTAATCTAAACATTGGTACTTTGTTTACGAATCTTTCGGTTGGGTCAAATTTGGTTTTAGGACGGTTCCATAATTCATTTTCTTCGGAAGAAAAAAATAAAAATTTTCAAATCTATACCTATGCACAACCTGTAGTTAGTGTTGTGGGTTATGATGCGACGCTACAAGGTGGTTTGTTAAATAGGCAAAGTCCTTATACGATTGCTTCGAGTGATGTTGAGCGTTTCACGTTTCAGTTTAATTATGGTGTAGTTATTCAGACCAAAACACTTTTTTTTGAATATACGAGATCTACCATCACCAAAGAATTTAGTACGGGAGATACCGCGAAATGGGGCGGAATTAGAATAGGGTTTACGTTTTAG
- a CDS encoding divalent cation tolerance protein CutA: MIQLNIITKNEDQANRITDLLHEHGLVVNEYILKEVVGRLPNQEGKLTNVDEVLIVGVTKALLFNTINKLIRVHYPKDTPIIYAVPIVYMDEIQTQDVISETAKI, encoded by the coding sequence ATGATTCAATTGAATATTATCACCAAAAATGAAGACCAAGCCAATAGAATTACCGATTTACTTCATGAGCATGGGCTTGTAGTCAATGAATACATATTAAAAGAAGTTGTAGGTCGACTTCCTAACCAAGAAGGCAAATTAACAAACGTAGATGAAGTGTTAATTGTTGGCGTGACCAAAGCTCTATTATTCAACACAATCAATAAACTAATTAGAGTTCACTATCCAAAAGACACACCCATTATTTACGCAGTACCCATAGTATATATGGACGAAATTCAAACACAGGATGTCATTAGTGAGACTGCAAAAATTTAA